A single region of the Plantactinospora soyae genome encodes:
- a CDS encoding acetyl-CoA carboxylase carboxyltransferase subunit alpha, giving the protein MTGRTASGAAIRRSVFADLDQQPWTRCRSCRALLYRKRLRRNLDVCPECGDHRRLEAPERIRQLVDRGTFDQLPEVAVQVDPIGFVDSMPYPQRLAAARAETGLAEAVLCGTASIGGHRLVLAVMDFRFLGGSLGSATGELITRAAECALTGRLPLLLVTASGGARMQEGVLALMQMATISQAIAALREAGLLTVSLITDPTYGGVAASFATCTDIVLAENGSRLGFAGPRVIRQTIRQTLPEDFQTTGFLLRHGQVDMVLERSVLRARLGWLLAATQRPEVTGGELGHRPTGAGTARPAGGVAGPGGRPAGAEAELPAGTGGERLRRQSRIDVPDPDSRPDAWRIVRSARHAGRPTTLDYLATAFDGFVELHGDRLGVDCAAIVAGLARLGDRYVGVIGHQKGHHPRELRARNFGMASPAGYRKALRVMRLAAGLGLPVITLIDTPGAYPGVEAEQQGQAGAIAQSILAMTGLRTPVVAVIIGEGGSGGALALAVADRVLMLRNAVYSVISPEGCAAILWQDRAAVPRAADALRLTAPDLLRLGVADAIVAEPADGAHRDPTGAAALLRRALVDNLTPLLDVPTEELIRRRRQRFRRYGAAASVVPAGTEPR; this is encoded by the coding sequence ATGACCGGGCGAACGGCGAGCGGGGCCGCCATCCGCCGGAGTGTCTTCGCCGATCTCGACCAGCAGCCCTGGACCCGCTGCCGGTCCTGCCGCGCACTGCTGTACCGGAAACGCCTGCGGCGCAACCTCGACGTGTGCCCCGAATGTGGCGACCACCGTCGACTGGAGGCGCCGGAGCGGATCCGTCAACTCGTCGACCGGGGGACGTTCGACCAACTGCCCGAGGTGGCGGTGCAGGTCGACCCGATCGGATTCGTCGACTCGATGCCGTACCCGCAGCGGCTGGCCGCCGCGCGTGCGGAGACCGGACTGGCCGAGGCGGTGCTCTGCGGCACGGCGAGCATCGGCGGCCATCGGCTCGTACTCGCCGTCATGGACTTCCGGTTTCTCGGCGGCAGCCTCGGATCGGCCACCGGTGAGCTGATCACCCGGGCCGCGGAGTGTGCCCTGACCGGCCGGCTTCCGCTGCTCCTGGTCACCGCGTCCGGCGGAGCGCGGATGCAGGAGGGTGTACTGGCGCTGATGCAGATGGCCACGATCAGCCAGGCGATCGCCGCGCTGCGCGAGGCCGGGCTGCTCACCGTCAGTCTGATCACCGATCCCACCTACGGCGGTGTGGCAGCGTCGTTCGCGACCTGCACGGACATCGTGCTGGCGGAGAACGGGTCCCGGCTCGGGTTCGCCGGCCCCCGGGTGATCCGCCAGACGATCCGGCAGACACTGCCGGAAGACTTCCAGACCACCGGCTTCCTGCTCCGGCACGGCCAGGTCGACATGGTGCTGGAGCGGAGCGTCCTGCGGGCCCGGCTGGGCTGGCTGCTCGCCGCCACACAGCGCCCGGAGGTCACGGGTGGAGAACTGGGGCACCGCCCGACCGGTGCCGGCACCGCCCGCCCGGCTGGCGGCGTCGCCGGCCCGGGCGGGCGTCCGGCCGGGGCCGAAGCCGAGCTGCCGGCCGGAACGGGTGGTGAGCGCCTCCGCCGGCAGAGCCGGATCGACGTCCCCGACCCGGACAGCCGACCCGACGCCTGGCGGATCGTCCGTTCGGCCCGGCACGCCGGGCGGCCGACCACGCTGGACTATCTGGCCACCGCCTTCGACGGCTTCGTCGAACTGCACGGCGACCGGCTGGGTGTCGACTGCGCGGCGATAGTCGCGGGCCTGGCCCGGCTCGGCGACCGGTACGTGGGCGTGATCGGACACCAGAAGGGGCACCATCCACGCGAACTGCGGGCCCGCAACTTCGGCATGGCCAGCCCGGCCGGTTACCGCAAGGCGCTGCGGGTCATGCGGTTGGCCGCCGGGCTGGGACTGCCGGTGATCACCCTGATCGACACACCGGGTGCGTACCCGGGAGTCGAGGCCGAGCAGCAGGGCCAGGCCGGCGCCATCGCCCAGAGCATCCTGGCGATGACCGGTCTGCGTACTCCGGTCGTCGCAGTGATCATCGGTGAGGGCGGCAGCGGGGGCGCACTCGCGCTGGCCGTGGCCGACCGGGTACTGATGCTGCGGAACGCCGTCTACTCGGTGATCAGCCCGGAGGGCTGCGCCGCGATCCTCTGGCAGGACCGAGCGGCCGTGCCCCGGGCCGCCGACGCGCTCCGGCTCACCGCGCCGGACCTGCTCCGGCTCGGTGTCGCCGACGCGATCGTCGCCGAGCCCGCCGACGGTGCACACCGGGACCCGACCGGGGCGGCGGCGCTGCTCCGCCGAGCCCTGGTGGACAACCTGACACCGCTGCTCGATGTGCCCACCGAGGAGCTGATCCGGCGGCGGCGCCAGCGCTTCCGCCGGTACGGAGCGGCGGCCAGCGTCGTCCCGGCCGGAACGGAGCCCCGATGA
- a CDS encoding TcmI family type II polyketide cyclase, protein MDRSLIVAKVVPAAEQQVAQIFAESDRTELPRLVGVRHRSLYRLHDLYVHLVETDSPGGAAVEGARRHPEFVRVSERLAPHISPYLATWRVPADAMARCFYRWDASADSAQGRR, encoded by the coding sequence ATGGATCGCTCGCTGATCGTCGCGAAGGTTGTTCCGGCCGCGGAGCAGCAGGTGGCACAGATCTTCGCCGAGTCGGACCGGACCGAACTACCCCGGCTGGTGGGCGTGCGGCACCGCTCGCTCTACCGGTTGCACGATCTCTATGTCCACCTTGTCGAGACCGACAGTCCCGGTGGGGCCGCCGTCGAAGGTGCGCGCCGGCATCCGGAGTTCGTCCGGGTGAGCGAGCGCCTGGCCCCGCACATCTCGCCGTACCTGGCGACCTGGCGGGTGCCGGCGGACGCCATGGCACGCTGCTTCTACCGCTGGGACGCGTCGGCCGACTCCGCGCAGGGCCGGCGATGA
- a CDS encoding AfsR/SARP family transcriptional regulator: protein MTSKESEPHDGVRRPPAQPPAQTIQLLLLDGFNLLHDGAPIVVPRGLQRIIALIGLRPGATRAHLAGLLWPDTAEERAMSSLRTALWRLRQEGSCPVLTAGDTVRLDPVVMLDIDDLVRAAERVRDGADPRWAAKILTAGRHDLLPGWYDEWVLPERERLRQLRLHMLEEIARGHLRAGQHGEALQAALEAVRAEPLRETPHRLIVETHLAEGNAYEALQAFYVYRDLLLRELQLEPSEAMCGLLSDLLAPIPRPTITHAPRPKPQSSRPGPYAGRSALPAMPGPR from the coding sequence GTGACCTCGAAGGAGAGCGAGCCGCACGACGGGGTACGCCGGCCGCCGGCCCAACCGCCCGCTCAGACGATCCAACTGCTGCTCCTGGACGGGTTCAACCTGCTGCACGACGGGGCACCAATCGTCGTACCGCGTGGACTGCAACGGATCATCGCGCTGATCGGCCTGCGTCCGGGTGCGACCCGGGCCCACCTGGCCGGTCTGCTGTGGCCGGACACCGCGGAGGAACGGGCGATGTCGTCCCTGCGTACGGCGCTGTGGCGACTGCGGCAGGAGGGCAGCTGTCCGGTACTGACCGCCGGCGACACCGTCCGGCTCGACCCGGTGGTGATGCTGGACATCGACGACCTCGTTCGGGCCGCCGAGCGGGTCCGGGACGGTGCGGACCCCCGCTGGGCCGCGAAGATCCTCACCGCCGGCCGACACGACCTGCTACCCGGCTGGTACGACGAATGGGTCCTGCCCGAACGCGAGCGGCTGCGCCAGTTGCGGCTGCACATGCTGGAGGAGATCGCCCGTGGCCACCTGCGGGCCGGGCAGCACGGCGAGGCGCTGCAGGCGGCCCTCGAGGCGGTACGGGCCGAGCCGCTCCGGGAGACACCGCACCGGCTGATCGTCGAGACCCACCTCGCCGAGGGCAACGCCTACGAGGCGCTGCAGGCGTTCTACGTCTATCGTGACCTGCTGCTGCGGGAGCTCCAACTGGAGCCGTCCGAGGCGATGTGCGGCCTGCTCAGTGATCTTCTCGCCCCGATACCCAGGCCGACGATCACGCACGCGCCACGCCCGAAGCCCCAGTCCTCGCGCCCCGGGCCGTACGCCGGGCGGTCGGCCCTGCCGGCGATGCCGGGACCGCGCTGA